One Sanguibacter sp. HDW7 DNA window includes the following coding sequences:
- the rfbD gene encoding dTDP-4-dehydrorhamnose reductase, with the protein MRWLVIGGAGMLGTDAVDVLTRAGEDVRALGRAELDILDADACLAAVRDVDVVFNCAAWTAVDDAETQEAAAFAVNATGAAHLARAATAAGARLVHVSTDYVFDGAATVPYEADDVVGPRSAYGRTKLAGEWAVRAHDAAGRHLVLRTAWLYGQHGGSFPRTIVRVARERGTVAVVTDQQGQPTWTRDVADLALRLVRADAPAGTYHATSSGTATWHDLASAAVTSAGLDPAIVTTTTSDAFVRPAPRPAWSVLGHASVRAAGVEPIGDWRERWDAAVASDGFAATVLGA; encoded by the coding sequence GTGCGCTGGCTCGTCATCGGTGGTGCAGGCATGCTCGGGACGGACGCCGTCGACGTCCTCACGCGGGCGGGCGAGGACGTCCGCGCGCTCGGCCGGGCCGAGCTCGACATCCTCGACGCTGACGCGTGCCTCGCGGCCGTCCGCGACGTCGACGTCGTCTTCAACTGCGCCGCGTGGACGGCCGTCGACGACGCCGAGACGCAGGAGGCCGCGGCCTTCGCCGTCAACGCGACCGGCGCCGCCCACCTCGCCCGGGCCGCGACGGCCGCGGGCGCGCGGCTCGTGCACGTCTCGACCGACTACGTCTTCGACGGCGCGGCGACGGTCCCGTACGAGGCCGACGACGTCGTCGGGCCCCGTTCCGCGTACGGCCGCACCAAGCTCGCCGGGGAGTGGGCCGTCCGCGCCCACGACGCGGCCGGGCGGCACCTCGTCCTGCGCACCGCGTGGCTCTACGGGCAGCACGGCGGCAGCTTCCCGCGCACGATCGTGCGCGTCGCACGCGAGCGCGGCACCGTCGCCGTCGTCACCGACCAGCAGGGCCAGCCCACGTGGACGCGCGACGTCGCCGACCTCGCGCTGCGCCTGGTACGCGCCGACGCGCCCGCCGGCACGTACCACGCGACGTCGTCGGGCACCGCGACCTGGCACGACCTCGCGTCCGCAGCCGTCACGTCCGCGGGCCTCGACCCGGCCATCGTCACGACGACGACGAGCGACGCGTTCGTCCGCCCCGCGCCCCGGCCCGCCTGGTCGGTCCTCGGGCACGCGAGCGTCCGTGCCGCGGGCGTCGAGCCCATCGGCGACTGGCGCGAGCGCTGGGACGCGGCCGTCGCCTCCGACGGCTTCGCGGCGACGGTCCTCGGCGCATAG
- a CDS encoding dTDP-4-dehydrorhamnose 3,5-epimerase family protein yields MQFRELDVPGAWEITPQQHGDARGVFLEWFKGSEFETAVGHALDLRQANMSVSAAGVLRGVHFADVPPGQAKYVTCVKGAVLDVVVDIRVGSPTFGRWDSVLLDDVDRRAIYLGEGLGHAFCSLEDGSTVAYLCSTPYAPGREHGIHPLDPAVGIEWPTVARDGSPLVYELSAKDEAAPTLAEARASGMLPTQEAVDAYLRTL; encoded by the coding sequence ATGCAGTTCCGCGAGCTCGACGTCCCCGGCGCGTGGGAGATCACGCCCCAGCAGCACGGGGACGCGCGCGGCGTCTTCCTCGAGTGGTTCAAGGGCTCGGAGTTCGAGACGGCCGTCGGGCATGCGCTCGACCTGCGGCAGGCGAACATGTCCGTCTCGGCCGCGGGCGTGCTGCGCGGCGTGCACTTCGCGGACGTGCCGCCCGGCCAGGCGAAGTACGTGACGTGCGTCAAGGGTGCGGTGCTCGACGTCGTCGTCGACATCCGCGTGGGCTCGCCGACGTTCGGGCGGTGGGACTCGGTCCTGCTCGACGACGTGGACCGGCGCGCGATCTACCTGGGCGAGGGCCTGGGTCACGCGTTCTGCTCGCTCGAGGACGGCTCGACGGTCGCGTACCTATGCTCGACGCCGTACGCGCCGGGGCGTGAGCACGGCATCCACCCGCTCGATCCGGCGGTGGGCATCGAGTGGCCGACGGTCGCGCGCGACGGGTCGCCGCTCGTCTACGAGCTGTCCGCGAAGGACGAGGCGGCGCCGACGCTCGCGGAGGCGCGCGCGTCGGGCATGCTGCCGACGCAGGAGGCGGTCGACGCGTACCTGCGGACGCTCTGA
- the rfbB gene encoding dTDP-glucose 4,6-dehydratase produces MRVLVTGGAGFIGANFVHQTVRERPGTAVTVLDALTYAGNAASIAGLDGVELVVGDIADAALVDELVARHDLVVHFAAESHNDNSLHDPSPFVRTNVVGTFTLLEAVRRHGVRYHHVSTDEVYGDLELDDPAKFTPETPYNPSSPYSATKASSDLLVRAWVRSFGVEATISNCSNNYGPYQHVEKFIPRQITNLVDGIRPRLYGAGENVRDWIHVDDHNSAVWAIIDKGRVGETYLIGADGEKSNLEVVQLVLAEFGLAPDDFDHVTDRAGHDLRYAIDASRLRDELGWTPRYTSFADGLHATVEWYRANEAWWRPAKAATEQKYLTAGH; encoded by the coding sequence GTGCGAGTCCTCGTCACCGGCGGCGCCGGCTTCATCGGCGCCAACTTCGTCCACCAGACGGTCCGGGAGCGGCCCGGTACGGCGGTCACGGTGCTGGACGCCCTCACATATGCGGGCAACGCCGCGTCGATCGCAGGGCTCGACGGCGTCGAGCTCGTCGTCGGGGACATCGCGGACGCCGCACTCGTCGACGAGCTCGTCGCGCGCCACGACCTCGTCGTGCACTTCGCGGCCGAGTCGCACAACGACAACTCGCTGCACGACCCGTCGCCGTTCGTCCGCACGAACGTCGTCGGCACGTTCACGCTCCTCGAGGCCGTGCGCAGGCACGGCGTGCGTTACCACCACGTCTCGACGGACGAGGTCTACGGCGACCTCGAGCTCGACGACCCGGCGAAGTTCACGCCCGAGACCCCGTACAACCCGTCGAGCCCCTACTCGGCGACCAAGGCGTCCTCGGACCTCCTCGTGCGCGCGTGGGTGCGCTCGTTCGGCGTCGAGGCGACGATCTCCAACTGCTCGAACAACTACGGGCCCTACCAGCACGTCGAGAAGTTCATCCCGCGCCAGATCACCAACCTCGTCGACGGCATCCGTCCACGCCTCTACGGCGCGGGGGAGAACGTCCGCGACTGGATCCATGTCGACGACCACAACTCCGCCGTGTGGGCGATCATCGACAAGGGGCGCGTCGGCGAGACGTACCTCATCGGTGCCGACGGCGAGAAGAGCAACCTCGAGGTCGTCCAGCTCGTCCTCGCCGAGTTCGGCCTCGCCCCCGACGACTTCGACCACGTCACCGACCGCGCGGGCCACGACCTGCGCTACGCGATCGACGCGAGCCGCCTGCGCGACGAGCTCGGCTGGACGCCCCGCTACACGAGCTTTGCCGACGGCCTCCACGCGACGGTCGAGTGGTACCGCGCCAACGAGGCCTGGTGGCGCCCCGCCAAGGCCGCCACGGAGCAGAAGTACCTCACCGCCGGCCACTGA
- a CDS encoding acetyltransferase — protein sequence MSRPLVIVGAGGFGRELADVVDDLNAETSTFELLGYLDDGPAEADLARLASSGLDYLGTVESFLAEGTAEFVIGIASPRARRAVDTRLTSAGHEAATLVHPSVTTGRHVEMGSGTILCAGARLTTNISLGRHVHVNLNATVGHDSVLEDYVTIYPGAAVSGNVVLEESVSMGVGSAVLQGLRIGARTFVGGAALVTKDAGPDLVLKGVPAR from the coding sequence ATGTCACGCCCTCTTGTCATCGTCGGAGCCGGCGGTTTCGGTCGCGAGCTCGCCGACGTCGTTGACGACCTCAATGCAGAGACCTCGACGTTCGAGCTGCTCGGCTATCTTGATGACGGACCCGCCGAGGCCGACCTGGCGCGGCTCGCCTCGAGCGGTCTCGACTACCTGGGCACGGTCGAGAGCTTCCTCGCGGAGGGGACGGCGGAGTTCGTCATCGGGATCGCGAGCCCTCGAGCTCGTCGTGCCGTCGATACGCGTCTCACGTCCGCGGGACATGAAGCGGCGACGCTCGTCCACCCGTCGGTGACGACGGGACGACACGTCGAGATGGGATCGGGAACGATCCTGTGCGCAGGTGCACGCCTCACCACGAACATCAGCCTCGGGCGCCATGTGCACGTCAACCTCAACGCGACCGTGGGCCACGACTCGGTGCTCGAGGACTACGTCACGATCTACCCGGGAGCGGCCGTCTCAGGCAACGTCGTCCTCGAGGAGTCGGTGTCGATGGGGGTCGGCTCCGCCGTGCTCCAGGGGCTGCGCATCGGTGCGCGCACCTTCGTGGGCGGCGCGGCCCTCGTGACGAAGGACGCGGGACCGGACCTCGTGCTCAAGGGAGTTCCCGCGCGCTGA
- a CDS encoding nucleotide sugar dehydrogenase, which translates to MSNDQPQKVIVIGQGYVGLPVAMQAVAKGYDVVGLDLDTRRVGQLASGHSYVEDISSGELAAALASGRYVVTTEYAACEGFDIAVITVPTPLKESLPDLTFIEDSARALGPFVTAGSTVILESTTYPGTTEEMLVPILEETSGLRAGEDFHVGYSPERIDPGNKKFGFVETPKVVSGIDARSLELVDAFYSSLIERTVPVGGTKEAELTKLLENTFRHVNIALVNELAIFAHQLDIDIWESIDAASTKPFGYMRFTPGPGVGGHCLPVDPSYLSWQVRRKLGQNFRFVELANDVNEHMPQYVVSRLIAMLNDAERAVKGSTILLMGLAYKKDSSDIRESPSLKLIELLLDLGAHLVAVDELIEDHRWPEGVEKVTLDAATVARTDAAVIITGHSGQPYELLVEHDVPTLDTQRVLEGPNVAVL; encoded by the coding sequence TTGAGCAACGACCAGCCGCAGAAGGTCATCGTCATCGGACAGGGGTACGTCGGACTTCCGGTCGCGATGCAGGCCGTCGCCAAGGGATACGACGTCGTCGGTCTCGACCTCGACACGCGTCGCGTCGGCCAGCTGGCCTCCGGGCACTCCTACGTCGAGGACATCTCCTCCGGGGAGCTCGCCGCCGCGCTCGCCTCGGGTCGCTACGTCGTGACGACGGAGTACGCAGCGTGCGAGGGCTTCGACATCGCCGTCATCACCGTGCCGACGCCGCTCAAGGAGTCGCTGCCCGACCTCACGTTCATCGAGGACTCGGCGCGCGCACTCGGCCCATTCGTCACTGCTGGTTCGACGGTCATCCTCGAGTCGACGACGTACCCGGGCACGACCGAGGAGATGCTCGTCCCGATCCTCGAGGAGACCTCGGGCCTGCGCGCGGGCGAGGACTTCCACGTCGGCTACTCGCCCGAGCGCATCGACCCGGGCAACAAGAAGTTCGGTTTCGTCGAGACGCCCAAGGTCGTCTCCGGGATCGACGCACGCTCGCTCGAGCTCGTCGACGCGTTCTACTCCTCGCTCATCGAGCGAACCGTGCCCGTCGGCGGCACGAAGGAGGCCGAGCTCACCAAGCTGCTCGAGAACACGTTCCGCCACGTCAACATCGCGCTCGTCAACGAGCTCGCGATCTTCGCGCACCAGCTCGACATCGACATCTGGGAGTCGATCGACGCCGCGTCCACAAAGCCGTTCGGCTACATGCGCTTCACGCCCGGCCCCGGCGTCGGCGGTCACTGCCTGCCCGTCGACCCCAGCTACCTCTCGTGGCAGGTGCGCCGCAAGCTCGGCCAGAACTTCCGCTTCGTCGAGCTGGCCAACGACGTCAACGAGCACATGCCGCAGTACGTCGTCTCACGGCTCATCGCGATGCTCAACGACGCTGAGCGTGCCGTCAAGGGCTCGACGATCCTCCTCATGGGCCTCGCCTACAAGAAGGACTCGAGCGACATCCGCGAGTCGCCGTCCCTCAAGCTCATCGAGCTCCTGCTCGACCTCGGCGCGCACCTCGTCGCCGTCGACGAGCTCATCGAGGACCACCGCTGGCCCGAGGGTGTCGAGAAGGTCACCCTCGACGCCGCGACGGTCGCCCGCACCGACGCTGCCGTCATCATCACGGGGCACTCGGGACAGCCGTACGAGCTCCTCGTCGAGCACGACGTGCCGACGCTCGACACGCAGCGGGTCCTCGAGGGCCCGAACGTCGCGGTGCTCTGA